A DNA window from Ranitomeya imitator isolate aRanImi1 chromosome 2, aRanImi1.pri, whole genome shotgun sequence contains the following coding sequences:
- the PPP1R3D gene encoding protein phosphatase 1 regulatory subunit 3D isoform X1, with amino-acid sequence MQSTDLELGSATWEMKAVGEIPVCDDFQLIMSFTMHPSIITRKEKAELSIPRSISYINNLYQHAQLPEGFGSPGVSLIKEQHRSSLPPRPENKVSNSCDPELRPIMRRRTKSLPSSPERKTAAKCRPRCQKVRFADSLGLELAEVKVFNTGDNPFIPLHVLSRLSINSDLCCSQDFEVSIQYLEPDFKQPVEGGDFPERLHQYCVCLEKVTSSEELGISGTIRVVNLAFEKMVLVRYSFTNWKTHYEAKATWQKSDATVVPGTDIFAFVIPLPPFLQQICSVVQFAIRYQVAGKDYWDNNYGKNYTFISKSHRLKMPKDCEQSWIHFI; translated from the exons ATGCAGTCTACTGATCtggaattagg GTCAGCAACATGGGAAATGAAAGCTGTTGGAGAAATTCCAGTATGTGACGATTTTCAACTCATCATGTCTTTCACGATGCATCCTTCTATAATAACTCGCAAAGAAAAAGCTGAGCTCAGTATCCCCCGCAGCATAAGTTATATCAATAACCTTTACCAACATGCACAACTGCCAGAAGGATTTGGTTCACCAGGAGTTTCCTTAATCAAAGAGCAACACAGATCAAGCCTGCCACCTCGGCCAGAGAATAAGGTGAGCAACAGCTGCGACCCAGAACTGCGGCCTATTATGCGGCGCAGAACAAAATCTCTGCCTAGTTCTCCGGAGAGAAAGACTGCTGCCAAATGTCGGCCTCGGTGCCAGAAAGTCAGGTTTGCAGATTCACTTGGCTTGGAGTTGGCTGAAGTGAAGGTATTCAACACTGGGGACAATCCATTCATCCCTCTCCATGTTCTCTCCCGGTTGTCCATCAACTCAGACTTGTGTTGCAGTCAAGATTTCGAAGTTTCCATCCAATATTTGGAGCCCGACTTCAAACAGCCTGTGGAGGGTGGAGATTTTCCGGAGCGTCTCCATCAATATTGTGTCTGCTTAGAGAAGGTTACCAGCTCGGAAGAGCTGGGCATTTCTGgcaccattcgagtggtaaatctTGCCTTTGAGAAAATGGTTTTAGTGAGGTATTCATTCACCAACTGGAAAACTCATTATGAAGCAAAAGCTACTTGGCAAAAAAGCGACGCCACAGTTGTTCCTGGCACAGATATATTTGCCTTTGTTATTCCGTTACCACCCTTCCTCCAGCAAATTTGCTCTGTGGTCCAATTTGCCATAAGGTACCAGGTTGCTGGCAAAGATTATTGGGATAACAACTATGGTAAAAACTATACTTTTATATCAAAGAGCCATAGACTTAAAATGCCAAAAGACTGTGAGCAGAGCTGGATCCATTTCATCTAA
- the PPP1R3D gene encoding protein phosphatase 1 regulatory subunit 3D isoform X2, with the protein MKAVGEIPVCDDFQLIMSFTMHPSIITRKEKAELSIPRSISYINNLYQHAQLPEGFGSPGVSLIKEQHRSSLPPRPENKVSNSCDPELRPIMRRRTKSLPSSPERKTAAKCRPRCQKVRFADSLGLELAEVKVFNTGDNPFIPLHVLSRLSINSDLCCSQDFEVSIQYLEPDFKQPVEGGDFPERLHQYCVCLEKVTSSEELGISGTIRVVNLAFEKMVLVRYSFTNWKTHYEAKATWQKSDATVVPGTDIFAFVIPLPPFLQQICSVVQFAIRYQVAGKDYWDNNYGKNYTFISKSHRLKMPKDCEQSWIHFI; encoded by the coding sequence ATGAAAGCTGTTGGAGAAATTCCAGTATGTGACGATTTTCAACTCATCATGTCTTTCACGATGCATCCTTCTATAATAACTCGCAAAGAAAAAGCTGAGCTCAGTATCCCCCGCAGCATAAGTTATATCAATAACCTTTACCAACATGCACAACTGCCAGAAGGATTTGGTTCACCAGGAGTTTCCTTAATCAAAGAGCAACACAGATCAAGCCTGCCACCTCGGCCAGAGAATAAGGTGAGCAACAGCTGCGACCCAGAACTGCGGCCTATTATGCGGCGCAGAACAAAATCTCTGCCTAGTTCTCCGGAGAGAAAGACTGCTGCCAAATGTCGGCCTCGGTGCCAGAAAGTCAGGTTTGCAGATTCACTTGGCTTGGAGTTGGCTGAAGTGAAGGTATTCAACACTGGGGACAATCCATTCATCCCTCTCCATGTTCTCTCCCGGTTGTCCATCAACTCAGACTTGTGTTGCAGTCAAGATTTCGAAGTTTCCATCCAATATTTGGAGCCCGACTTCAAACAGCCTGTGGAGGGTGGAGATTTTCCGGAGCGTCTCCATCAATATTGTGTCTGCTTAGAGAAGGTTACCAGCTCGGAAGAGCTGGGCATTTCTGgcaccattcgagtggtaaatctTGCCTTTGAGAAAATGGTTTTAGTGAGGTATTCATTCACCAACTGGAAAACTCATTATGAAGCAAAAGCTACTTGGCAAAAAAGCGACGCCACAGTTGTTCCTGGCACAGATATATTTGCCTTTGTTATTCCGTTACCACCCTTCCTCCAGCAAATTTGCTCTGTGGTCCAATTTGCCATAAGGTACCAGGTTGCTGGCAAAGATTATTGGGATAACAACTATGGTAAAAACTATACTTTTATATCAAAGAGCCATAGACTTAAAATGCCAAAAGACTGTGAGCAGAGCTGGATCCATTTCATCTAA